The genomic DNA GTATAATTTTGATCTTCTTGAAAAAATAGGAATTGATAAGGTGTCTTTAAATCAATTTGTAACTCCTGATAGAGATGCTTTAGAGTGGGTAGATAATGAGCTTCAAAGTAAAAATATAGCCCGCTTTATTGTTATCCATCCCGGAGCGTCTTGTAAATCAAAACTCTGGGATTTAGAAAATTTTGTAGAACTTTCAAAAAGAATAAAACTTGAAAATAACTTAGAGGTTGTATTTATATTAGGCCCTGATGATGAAGAGTTGAAAGATAGATTGAATCAATGTTTAGATTCAGGCTTGTATCTTTATTGCGATATTACTTTAGAGAGACTGGTAGCTTTAATATCAAGGGCCTCTTTTATGATATCCAATGATTCAGGCCCCATGCATATAGCCGATAGTCTATGCAAGCCTTTGATTGTGATATTCGGGAGGAATCAGGCCGGACTTTCGTATAGACGCTGGGGTCCTTTAGGAGAGAATGCTAAAGTAATATATGAAGATTCAGGGTGCGTAGAGTGCCTTGCTCATAACTGTAAAAAAGGTTTTATCTGTCTTAAGAATATTAGAGTCGATAGAGTCTATGATCAATTTGTAAAGATGGTAAGCGAGATTCATCTATGAAAAGATTGCTATTGGTTTTTATCTTAATTCTAAATATCTCTTGTGCCAGAAGAATGGCTATGAGACCTCCAGCTATCTACAATAGAGAGTGGCAAGAGAAAGATATTGTTATACCAAAAAGCGAGATGGCCGATTTTATTCATGAGAAGTTTTTCTATAAGATTCGCTGGTTTGGATTGACTGTTGCCGAGGCTGAATTTAAAAATTTAGGATTAGAAGAGTATAACGAAGTTGAATGCTACCATATAGTTATAAAAGTACGGACACATAAGGTTTTAAGTTTTATATTTAAGGTTAGAGATGAGTTCCATTCTTATATTGACAGCGAGAGCTTAAAACCCTTGGCCTATATAGTCAAAAGAAGAGAGGGTGGGTATCGCTCTGAATCAGAGACAATATTTGATTATGAAAATAATAAGTTAATATACCGTTCTCTTCTTGATGATTCTGAAAAAGAGATAGATCTAGAACCTGACTATTATGATTTTTTCAGCTGCTTCTATAAATTTAGAACCTCTGATTTCAATGAAGATCTCTATAGTTTTAAAGTGGTTCAAAGGGCAAAAATATGGCAGGTAGATATTAACGTCGTGAAGAAAGGTCTTCTTGAGTTGCGCGGGCATGGTACTCCGGATGTTATCTTAGTCAATATTAAAGCATCAAGTGGACAGGAGAAGGCAAGAGGAGAGGCCTGGATCTGGTTCTCCGGGGATAAAAATAAGGTTCCTTTACTGGGCCAGTTTAATATTGATATACCTGTTGTAGGGACTGTAAGAGCGGCACTTGAGCCCTGACGCTTATTTAGACCTCTTTTCTTGAATAATGAGTTCTACAATGCTATTATCTTAGGCATGGCTAATAAAGCTATCCCAGACTGGGTTTTAAAGAACGGGGATTCGGTTAAATCTATTCTTGAGCGGTTTAGGAAAAAGAGAATTCTTATTATCGGTGATTTGATTTTAGATCAGTTTATCTGGGGTGATGTCTCGCGTATCTCGCCTGAGGCTCCGGTGCCTGTTGTCTGGGTAAAGAGAGAGTCTTATATGCCCGGAGGAGCTTGTAATGTTGCCCATAATCTATCTGAGCTGGGTTCTAAGGTATCTGTTGTGGGTATAGTTGGTGATGATGCCAATGGAGGTATACTTTTGTCGGAGCTCAATAATATAGGAATAGATACAGCTAAAATTATCAGAGATTCCTCACGTCCCACAACACATAAGGTGAGGGTTATTGCTCACTCTCAGCAGGTTGTCAGGATAGATAGAGAGAACCCTGAGGCTGTGAGCAGAAAATCAATCAACTCTATTTTGGATATGCTAGAGGAAGAGGTTAAGGAGGCAGACGCAGTCATTATAGAAGATTATGGTAAGGGACTAATAACCTCTCAGCTTGTAAAAAGAGTAGTTGAGTTAGGCAAGAAGTTTAAAAAAGTTATAACAGTTGATCCCAAGAAAGAGCATTTTAAATACTATAAAGGTATCACTGCGATCACTCCCAACAGAGCAGAAGCAGAAGAGGCTGTTGGTTTTAAGATAGAAGACGAGGAGAGTCTTAAGAGAGCAGGCGGTAAATTGATAAAAAAATTGAATGCTAAGTCAGCCCTGATTACATTGGGAGATAAAGGAATCTATCTCTTTGAGAGTAGAAAAAGACCGCTGCATATTCCTACTATGGCTCGCCAGGTCTATGATGTCTCTGGTGCAGGAGATACTGTGATTGCAGTCTTTACTCTTACAGTTGCCTCTGGTGCAAGTTTGGCTCAGGCGGCATATATCGCTAATCAAGCAGCAGGGATAGTTGTAGGCAAGATAGGAACAGCAACGGTGAGCAAGAGAGAGCTCTGGGGAGAGATAAGGAAGTGGAAGTAGCAGCTGTTATACCCGCACATCTTGATTCAAAGCGGCTCTATAGGAAAGTCTTAAGAAAGATAAAAGGTAAGAGTTTAATTGAGCATGTATATTATCGTGTTAAAGAATCCAAATATATTGAGAAGGTCTATGTTGCCTCATCGGATAGAGAGATAATAGATGAGGTAGTCTCTTTTGGGGGAGAATTTATAAAGACAACCAAAATTCACAACTGCGGAACTTCGAGGGTCTCAGAGGCGTCTTCCTCTCTGGATGCAGCTGTTATTATAAATGTTCAGGCCGATGAACCTTTAATATCTCATGAGTTGCTTGATGAGATGGCAAGATATATGACGGATAACAGAGATATAGAGATATTGACTCCGGTTAGAAAGATTACAGAGTTTGATGAGATTGATAATAAGAACGTTGTTAAGGTTGTGTTTAATAAAGATAATAAAGCATTGTACTTCTCTCGTTTACCTATACCTCATGGCGGAGAGGAGTATTATAAGCATATAGGCAGCTACTGTTTTAGGAAGAGTTTTCTGCTCTCTTATTCTGAGCTAGAAGAGAGCAGTATTGATAAAGCTGAGAAATTAGAACAGTTGAGATTTTTGTATAATGGTTATAGAATAGCTGTATTTGTTACAGAGCATGAGACTATTGGTGTTGATACAGAAGAAGATTTAAGAAGAGTAGAGGAGATATTGGGTTGAAAAAAATAGGTTTTGATAATGATAAATATCTGGATCAGCAGAGCAAAGAGATTTTAAGCCGGATAGAGAATTACGGTAATAAGCTCTATTTAGAGTTTGGAGGGAAATTACTCTACGACTATCATGCTGCCAGAGTTCTGCCCGGTTATGACCCTAATGTTAAGATAAGGTTACTCCAGAAACTGAAAGAGAAAGCAGAGATCATACTCTGTATATATGCGGGTCATATTGAGCAGAGAAAGATAAGGGCAGATTTTGGTTTTACCTATGATGTTGATGTCTTAAAGATAATAGATGATTTAAAAGGATGGGGTCTTAATGTGTCGGGTGTTGTTATTACGCGCTATAAAGAGCAGCCTGCGGCAAAGATCTTTAAGAATAAGCTTCAGAGAAGAGGTGTTTCCGTCTACACGCATAGTTATACAGAGGGTTATCCTAATAATATTAATCTTATCGTAAGCGATAAAGGTTACGGTGTGAATCCTTATATTGAGACTAAAAAACCACTTGTTATTGTTACGGCTCCCGGTCCAGGTAGCGGTAAGTTAGCGACTTGTCTATCTCAGCTTTACCATGAATATAAAAGAGGTATTCAGGCGGGTTATGCAAAGTTTGAGACTTTTCCTATTTGGAATATACCGCTTGAACATCCTGTAAATGTTGCTTATGAGGCCGCAACAGCAGATATAGGGGATTATAATTTAATAGACCCTTTTCACCTTAAAGTTTACGGGAAAGAGGTTGTCAATTACAATAGAGATGTTGAGACTTTTCCTATTGTAGAGAGAATTTTAGAGAAGATAACCGGGAAGAGTTCAATATATAGATCACCAACTGATATGGGTGTTAATAGATGCGGTTTTGGGATTACGGATAATGAGGTTGCGAGTAAAGCAGCATCACAGGAGATAATTAGAAGGTATTTTAGATATAGATGTGAGTATATGCTCGGCTTAGTCGACAGAGATACTGTAATTAGAGTAGAGAAGCTTATGGAGAAGGTCGGAGTCAAAGAGGAGGACAGGAGTGTGGTCTCTGCTGCAAGAGCTGCGGCAGCTGGAGCTGAAGAGACAGGCAAGGGACATAAAGGTGTTTTCTGCGGTGCGGCAATTCAATTGCCGAGTGGTGATATAGTTACAGGTAAGAACTCACCGCTTATGCATGCAGCTTCCAGCGTTGTTTTAAATGCAGCGAAGACACTTACCTCTATGCCTGATAATATTCACCTTCTATCTCCTAATATAATAGATTCTATCAAGAGCTTCAAAAAGGATGTTATGGATGTAAAGTCTGCCAATCTTAATCTTGAAGAGACTTTAATCGCCTTAAGTATTTCTACGGCAACTAATCCTGCAGCACAGTCTGCTATGGAGAGCTTGAATAAATTAAAAGGTGCTGAGATTCATATGACGTATATGCCTACAGCCGGAGATGAGTCAGGGTTGAGGACTCTCTCTTTGAATTTAACAAGCGACCCTAATTTTTCACCCCACAATGTCTATCTGGCTTAAGATATGAAAAAGAGAACTATAAAGATAACTGATTTTAACGTAGGCGAAGGATCTGATTTATTATTTATTCTTGGGCCCTGCGTTATTAAAGACTATGCTTCGCTATTTGAGAATGCAAAACAGATAAAATCTATAGCTGAGAGTGAACAGATAAGCTTCATATTTAAGGCAAGTTATGACAAAGCTAACAGAACATCATTAGACTCTTTTCGCGGAGTGGGTTTAAAGGAGGGTCTCTCAATACTCTCTGAGATTAAAAAAACTCTTGGTATTCTCATAACCTCTGATATCCATTCACCTTATGAAGCTGAAGAGGCAGCCTCAGTGCTGGACTTGATTCAGATTCCTGCATTGCTCTGTCGTCAGACCGATATTATAGTCGAAGCCGCAAAGACAGGAAAACCTGTAAATATAAAGAAAGGTCAGTTCATGGCCCCCTGGGATGTTTTAAAGGCGGTTGATAAGGTTTATCAGCAAGGTAATAAGAATGTTATTGTAACAGAGCGGGGAAGTTGTTTTGGTTACAACTATCTCATAAATGATTTTAAAGCAATTCCCCGAATGCAGAAAGATGATCTCATAGTTATCTTTGATGCAACCCATAGCGTTCAGCTTCCTTCAAAGGGAGTCAGGAGCGGCGGAGAGCAGGAATATGTTTCCTATCTCAGCCGGGCAGCAGCAGCGGTTGGAGTAGACGGATTCTTTTTGGAAGTACATGAGAATCCCGAAGAAGCCCTATCGGATGCTTCTTCTATGATAGATTTTAAACAGCTCCAGGAGATAATAAGAGTGGTTAAAAAGATAAAGGGTGCGGCAGATGGATAGAGATAGAGTCTTAAAAAGAGTAAAAGATATTTTAAAGATTGAGACTGAAGCAATTCAAAATTTAAACGTAGGAAATGAATATATAGAAGCAGCCCAGATGTTATTAGATTGTAAAGGAAGGGTTGTAGTCACAGGCATGGGTAAGCCCGGTATTATTGCTCAAAAGATTTCTGCAACTATGTCTTCGACAGGTACGCCGAGTCTCTGCCTTCACCCTGCAGAGGCAGTCCATGGGGATTTAGGCAGGGTTACAGCCGAAGATGTTGTAATAGCCCTTTCAAATAGCGGAGAGACGGATGAGATAAAGAATCTTTTACCTGTTATTAAACGCATTGGCGCAAAACTTATTGCAATAACAGGTAATCTTAAATCTACTTTAGCCCAGATGAGCGATGTAGTTATAGGTGCTAAAGTAGATAGAGAGGCTTGCCCTTTTAATCTTGCTCCTACTGCCAGTACGACAGCTATGCTTGCTATCGGAGATGTTTTAGCTATTACACTTCTGGAATTGAAAGGTTTTGATCAGGACGATTATGCGCTCTACCACCCGGCAGGTATCTTAGGTAAAAAACTGTTGCTTAAAGTCGAAGATATTATGAGAAAAGGTAATAACCACCCTATTGTTAAAATTGACGCTTCTGTAAAAGATGTTTTAATTGAGATTACTAAGTCCCATGCCGGTTCAGCCACGATTGTAGATTTGGGGGGTAAATTGAAAGGTATATTTACTGACGGAGACCTAAGGCGTTGGTTAGGTAAAAAGGGTGATATTTTAAACAGAGAGGTTGGTTCTATTATGAGCGAGAACCCAAAAAGGATTAAACTGGGAAATTTAGCTGTTGAAGCAGGTAAGATTATGCAAGAGTTTAGAATAGATGAACTTGTTGTTATAGACAGAGATAATCGCCCGGTCGGGCTTATCGATATTCAAGATTTATTAAAGGCGGGGTTAGTCTAAATTATGATTGATGAAAACGTAAAACAAAAATTAAAAGATGTTAAACTTTTAATATTAGATGCAGATGGTGTTTTAACAGATGGAAAGATTTATTATGGCAGTTATGGTGATGAGATTAAGGCTTTTGATGTTAAAGATGGTCTGGGTTTAAGCCTCTGGAAGAGGGCTGGAAAGATATCCTGTATATTGACTGCAAAAAAGTCACCGCTCTTAAAGAGAAGAGCGAAAGATGTTAAGATTTTTAAAGTCTATCAGAATGTGTATAGAAAAATAGATATTTATAAGAAGTTAAAAAAGAAGTTTAAATTAACCGATTCAAATATCTGTTATATTGGAGATGATCTTATAGATATAAGAGTTTTAAAGAAGGCTGGATTTGCGGCAACTGTTCCAAGTGCGCCCTCTGAGGTTAAAGAAGCTTCAAACTATATTACAGAGAATCCCGGAGGTTCTGGAGCTGTAAGAGAGATTGTAGAGCTCGTTCTTAAAGAGCAAGGCTTATGGGATAACCTGGTTCAAGATTTGATCAGTGATTAACAGAGAAGATTGGCATATCCATAGCATCTATTCCGGTGATTCAAAGACTTCTCCTATTAAGATTGTAGATACTTCTATAAAGAGAGGCTTGAAGAAGATATGTGTGCTTGATCATAATACAATAAGAGGCGGTCTAGAAGCTAGGGAGCATGCTCGGGGTAAAGATATAGAGATTTTAGTTGGAGCTGAGATTAAAACAGACAAAGGAGAGATTGCAGGTGTAGGGCTTGAGAGAGAGATAGAGTCCAGGGAGCTTTTCTCTGTGATTAAAGAGATAAAATCTCAGGGTGCTAAGATCTTAATACCCCATCCCTATGGAGGCATAAGGTACACAAAGAGAGATTATAGCTTGGAAGAGGTTGGGCCCTTTGCAGACTATATAGAGGTTTTTAATGGAAGGAGTTTCTTTAATTTTTATCAGAAGAGAATTTTAGGTTTTGCAAAGAGATTCGATATAATACCTATTCGTGGAAGTGATGCCCATTTTGCATTTGAGATAGGCAATCTTAGCATAAGGTCAATTTATAAAGGAATAGTAGGGTTTTTTACAACGGGATTTTTCAATGTGATCTTTGCAAATAGAAAAAGATTAAAAAGAAAATGAAAGCTGTAATAATTTTCTATTCTTTTACAGGGAATACGAGAAAGGTTGCTTTTGCTATAAAAGATTTTTTAATTCAACAGAGCATAGAAGTCGAGTCTTTAGAACTTAAGCCAGAAGTAGAGAGCAAGAGTTTTATCAAGCAGGCTTCCCAGTCTTTATTTGCTATGAAAGTTAAACTGTCTGGGGAAGATATGCCGGATCTATCTATCTACGACTATATCTTTTTAGGTACTCCGGTCTGGGCTTTTGCTCCTGCTCCTGCTCTAAGGAGTTTTATCCAAGATTGTGAGACATTGAGAGGTAAAAAGATCTGCCTTTTTGCAACTTATGGAAGTGGATTGGGTAAGAAAAAGTGTCTGGATAAAATGGAGAGTCTATTATCTAAAAAAGCCAAATCTATTGTAATGAGATTTACGATCTCTGATAAAAAAGTGGATAATAATGAGTATCTGCTGGATGTTCTATCTAGTAATATTAAATTATGAAGGTAGCAATACTTGCAGGCGGTAGCGGAACCAGGCTCTGGCCTCTGTCACGTCCGAGTTATCCTAAGCAGTTTCTCAGAATAAACTCAGAATATTCATTTTTTCAAAATACAATCCTAAGGTGTTTGAATAACGTAAAAATTCAAGATTTAATAATTTCAGCCCACAGGAATTATAAGTTTCATGTTTTATCTGATATCATGAAGATTTCATCTAAAGGTCAAGGGTTACCGCACTTAATATTTGAACCCCAAAGCAGAAATACTTTTTCGGCGCTTCTTGGTATTTTAAACTACTCTTTAAATGAGTTGAAGCTTAGGGAAGATGAAGTTATTGCAATATTGCCATCAGACCATCTTATCTCGCCAGCTGATAAGTTCTATGGTTTTTTAGAACTTGCTCAAAAACATGCTCAGGATGATAAGATAGTGATATTTGGTATAAAACCCAGCAACAATAGCAGCGGTTATGGTTATATAAAGACTGAAGGTGAGAATGAAGATATCTTGGCAGTTAAGAGTTTTATTGAAAAGCCTGACAGCGATAAGGTTAAGGCTTTGATAGCGGAGGGGAGCTGTTTCTGGAACTCTGGTATGTTCTGCTTTAAGATAGCTACGATTGTCGCAGAGATCAAAAAACATATGCCTGATGTAGCCAGGTTTTTAGAGCTCAGTTGGAGCAATTTTATAAATAAGTTTAGTGAGCTCCCTAATATATCGATAGATAATGCGATAATGGAGAAGACAGGTAGTGCAGCTTTGATCCCGCTTAATGGTATAAGCTGGAGCGATATCGGCTCTTTCGGAGCCCTTTATGATGTTATGGATAAGGATGAGTCTAGAAATGTATTATTAGGAGATGTAGTGGCCGAAGATACCGAAGGCTCCTTTTTGATAAGTGAAAAGAGGCTTATATCTGCTATAGGCCTTAAAGATATGCTTGTAATTGAAACTGAAGATGCTGTTCTGATTGCTCCAAAATCAGAGTCTCAGAAGGTTAAAAATATTGTCCAGAGATTAAAAGAGAAGAAAAGGAGTGAGGCTTCTGAGCATAAGACTCACTATAGGCCTTGGGGCAGCTTTAGTATATTAGAGGAAGGAGAGAGTTATAAGATAAAGCATGTGACTGTAAATCCCAAAGAGAGCCTAAGTCTGCAACTCCATGACAATAGAAGCGAACACTGGGTTGTAGTCAAAGGCAGGGCAAGGGTGGTAATAGGAGATAAAGAGAAGGTTATAGAGAAGAATGAATCTATATACGTTCCCAAAAAGACAAAGCATAGGCTGAAAAACCCGGAAAACGAAATTTTAGAGATAATAGAGGTTCAAAACGGAACTTATCTTGGAGAAGATGATATTGTAAGGTTTGATGATAAGTATAAGGATTTAAGGTAGTCTATTTAAGAAGAAACTCGATTAACTTTGTTGCCAGAAACTTCCTGAAGGTATCTTTCTTGTCTCCCTTGATGCTAGTTATAAGAATACCATGATGGTACTCTTTCTCTTTCTTTTTCATCTTCCAGACAACTTTGCCCTGAATAGGAATCAAGATAGGCTCTTCGTCATCTATGGCGAGTTTCATTTTGATAATAGAATTCTCTTTAAGCGGCATCGGAGTTATAAGACAGATGCCTCTTATCGATATATCCCTTGTCCGGACATTCTTTATCTTTCTAGGGTCTGTTACTTCTACTGAGTACTCTATAGGCATTCTGCCGTATTTTCTTCTATTGTTCTTTACTTTCATCATAGTTAAATTATAACACAATATGTTCTCTTTTCCAAAAATTATTGCCCGGATTAATATATAAAACTCAGTTTACGCAGCAGTTTTAAAATAGTATAATTACTTTATATTATGCAGGATAATAATACTTCAGACCAGATAGTGAATGAAATTAAGAGCCTTAAGAGGCAGATTGATGAATTTAAAAAGCTGCAGAGAGAGTGGAAGAGAGCTGAAGAGAATTTAAAAACGAGTGAAGAGAACTACAAAAAGCGTACTCAATCTATATATGATGTTGTCTATGAGATAGATTTAGGCGGTATCTTTACCTTCATTAGTAATTCTATTGAAAGATACGGTTATAAACCCAACAATTTAGTAGGAAAACATTTTAAATCTTTAATCCATCCTCAAGATATAGAAAAAGTAAGCCGAGAGGTAGTTCTACCTCATTATTTAGGCAAAGTTACAGGTGATGATAAGTCTCCTAAGCTATTTGATGAGCGTAGGACAGGAGATAGGATGACTAAATATTTAGAAATCAGAATTACTCCTAAAGATGCCCAAGGCGACAAAAATTATAGAATAGTTGAATTGCATGCAGCCGGGAAGTGGGGCGCAAATGAGAAGGGAGAGAGTAAATTCGTGGGCAGCATTGGAATAATAAGAGATATTACCGAGCGCAAAAAAGCAGAAAAAGAACTCAAGTCTACTTATAGCCGCGCAGAGCATCTTTACAAAGAGTTAGAAGAAGAGAATAAAAAACTGGATGAGTTAAGTGAATTGAAATCTGGATTTGTTGCTAACGCGTCTCATGAGATAAGAGCGCCGCTTGCTATTATCAAAGAGTCTGTAAGTCTATTTCTTGATCACATGTCGAAAGACTTAGCTGAGGAACAGAAGAGTATATTATCTATGACCAAAGTTAATATAGATAGGCTTGCCAAGATGGTAAACTCTTTGCTGGATGCATCTAAGATAGAGGCGGGTAAACTCGAGATAGATAAAGAAGAAATAAATATAAAAGAGATTATTTTGGATGTTGTAGTTGAGATGGGGTATCTTACAGATAAAAGAGGTATTGCTATTATCGAAAAATTGCCTCAAGAAGATCTCTATGCTTTCTGCGATAAAGAAAAGATAAGAAGAGTGCTTACCAACCTGGTATCTAACGCTCTTAAGTTTACCGACTCAGGGGGTAGTATTAAGGTTGAATGCAGCAAGAACAGTGAGGAGGTAAGAATATCTGTCTCAGATACAGGCTGCGGGATAGCCCAAGAGGATATATCGAAACTATTTGATAAATATAGCCAGTTCGGGAAGAAGAAAGATAAGGATATCAAAGGTACAGGTTTAGGCCTCTCAATAGTTAAAGGGATAGTCCAGATGCATGGGGGTAAGGTATGGGTTGAGAGTAAGCCGGGTGAGGGTAGTAGATTCTGTTTTACCCTGCCTAGGTTAACAAAGGAGGCTATTCTTAAGGATATTTTAAGTAAAGAGATATCTGTTACAAAAACCAGGAAGAGTTGTTTCTCTGTTTTATCTATTAGTTTTGACGATAATGATCAAGACAGGTCTTTGATACAAAAATTAAAAGAAGCAATTGATGATACATTACGCAGAAAGAATGATATTGTTTATGAACTTAATAATAAAATTATAGTAATATTACCAGATACTGATAAACGTAATGCTTTTACGGTTTTAGCCAGAATAAAAGAAAACTTAAACAAGCTTGTTTCCGGTAAAAATTTTAATATAAAAGATGCCGTTGTTATCTATCCTGGTGAAGCAAATAGCGTGGATGAAATTTTGAATAAGCTGAAAAAAATCTTATGAAAATAAGAGATAAAATAAGTTTATACTTTTTGGCAATAGTTTCAGTATTTGTGATTATTGCATCCTCTATTTTCTATAACACTGCCAAAGAGAATCTAAAGAGAGCAATATTTGAACATTTAAAAACAACTGCCATCTCAAGAGCGCACCATATAGAGACATTTCTTGAAGAACGTGAACAGGCTGTTAGGCTAACAGCAGAAGAAAATATTTTTAAAGAATTTTCAGGAGCTATTGCTGTGTATCTTAAAGCAGAAGAATTATTTAAAATTACATTAGACAGGACAGGCTTAGGTGAGACAGGAGAGATATACCTGGTAAACAAAGATAAATATATGATCAGCCCTTCTATCTTTCAAGAGCGTTTAATAAGATGACAGAGGATTTAAAGAAAACAACTATATCAGCGAAGAGATTAAATGAAGAGATTGCCGAACGTAAGAAGATGGAAGTAAACCTACAGCAGGCAACAGAAGAATGGGAAAGGACTTTTAATGCTATTTCAGATTTAGTTTTTATTCAAGATAAAGATTTTATTATTACGAAAGTTAACAAAGCTTTTGTCGATGTGCTTAAGATGAAGCCTGAAGATATTATAGGTAAAAAATGTTATCAGATATTTCATCATAGAGATACGCCTTGGTCGGGATGTCTTTTCAAAAAGACTCAAGAGAGTAAAGCCGTCCATACTGAAGAAGTGGATGACTTCATAACAGGTATTCCTCTTTCAGTGACCATTTCCCCGGTCTTTGATGAGAGCGGTAATGTGATAGCCAGCGTCCATATTGCGAGAGATATTTCAGAATGTAAGCAGGCAGAACGAATCAAAGACGAATTTATCAGTACAGTCTCTCATGAGCTGCGCACTCCGCTTTCAATAATCAAGGAAGGGGTAAGTCTTGTGCTGGATCAGATTCCGGGTAAAATAAATAAAGAGCAGGACGACATTCTTAAAACTGCAAAAGAGAATATTAATAGACTTGCAAAGATTATAAATGGTCTTTTGGATATATCAAAGATAGAGGCTAAAAAAGTCGAATTAGAAAAAAAAGAGGTAGAGATTTCAGTATTATTAAGTAAAATATCCAGTATATTTAAAAACTCTGCGCGTGAACGTGAAATTAATTTAGAAGTAAAGAGTTTTCAAGAAGATGTCAAACTTTATATAGATGAAGATAAGATAATTCAGGTATTTACAAATCTTATAGATAATGCTTTAAAATTTACGGAGAAAGGTAAGGTAGAGATAGCTATTTATGATATCGGTAAAGATGTTGAGTGTAGTGTTTCCGATACAGGTAGAGGTATATCAAAAGAAGACCTTCCAAAATTATTTGATAAATTTCAACAGTTCGGTAGAACCCCTGGTCCTGGTGCTAAAGGAACAGGTCTTGGGCTCTCTATATCTAAAGGTATAGTTGAGATACATGGAGGCCGGGTC from Candidatus Kaelpia imicola includes the following:
- a CDS encoding DUF1846 domain-containing protein, with protein sequence MKKIGFDNDKYLDQQSKEILSRIENYGNKLYLEFGGKLLYDYHAARVLPGYDPNVKIRLLQKLKEKAEIILCIYAGHIEQRKIRADFGFTYDVDVLKIIDDLKGWGLNVSGVVITRYKEQPAAKIFKNKLQRRGVSVYTHSYTEGYPNNINLIVSDKGYGVNPYIETKKPLVIVTAPGPGSGKLATCLSQLYHEYKRGIQAGYAKFETFPIWNIPLEHPVNVAYEAATADIGDYNLIDPFHLKVYGKEVVNYNRDVETFPIVERILEKITGKSSIYRSPTDMGVNRCGFGITDNEVASKAASQEIIRRYFRYRCEYMLGLVDRDTVIRVEKLMEKVGVKEEDRSVVSAARAAAAGAEETGKGHKGVFCGAAIQLPSGDIVTGKNSPLMHAASSVVLNAAKTLTSMPDNIHLLSPNIIDSIKSFKKDVMDVKSANLNLEETLIALSISTATNPAAQSAMESLNKLKGAEIHMTYMPTAGDESGLRTLSLNLTSDPNFSPHNVYLA
- a CDS encoding DUF3108 domain-containing protein translates to MKRLLLVFILILNISCARRMAMRPPAIYNREWQEKDIVIPKSEMADFIHEKFFYKIRWFGLTVAEAEFKNLGLEEYNEVECYHIVIKVRTHKVLSFIFKVRDEFHSYIDSESLKPLAYIVKRREGGYRSESETIFDYENNKLIYRSLLDDSEKEIDLEPDYYDFFSCFYKFRTSDFNEDLYSFKVVQRAKIWQVDINVVKKGLLELRGHGTPDVILVNIKASSGQEKARGEAWIWFSGDKNKVPLLGQFNIDIPVVGTVRAALEP
- a CDS encoding PHP domain-containing protein, with protein sequence MINREDWHIHSIYSGDSKTSPIKIVDTSIKRGLKKICVLDHNTIRGGLEAREHARGKDIEILVGAEIKTDKGEIAGVGLEREIESRELFSVIKEIKSQGAKILIPHPYGGIRYTKRDYSLEEVGPFADYIEVFNGRSFFNFYQKRILGFAKRFDIIPIRGSDAHFAFEIGNLSIRSIYKGIVGFFTTGFFNVIFANRKRLKRK
- a CDS encoding KpsF/GutQ family sugar-phosphate isomerase, whose translation is MDRDRVLKRVKDILKIETEAIQNLNVGNEYIEAAQMLLDCKGRVVVTGMGKPGIIAQKISATMSSTGTPSLCLHPAEAVHGDLGRVTAEDVVIALSNSGETDEIKNLLPVIKRIGAKLIAITGNLKSTLAQMSDVVIGAKVDREACPFNLAPTASTTAMLAIGDVLAITLLELKGFDQDDYALYHPAGILGKKLLLKVEDIMRKGNNHPIVKIDASVKDVLIEITKSHAGSATIVDLGGKLKGIFTDGDLRRWLGKKGDILNREVGSIMSENPKRIKLGNLAVEAGKIMQEFRIDELVVIDRDNRPVGLIDIQDLLKAGLV
- the kdsB gene encoding 3-deoxy-manno-octulosonate cytidylyltransferase, producing the protein MEVAAVIPAHLDSKRLYRKVLRKIKGKSLIEHVYYRVKESKYIEKVYVASSDREIIDEVVSFGGEFIKTTKIHNCGTSRVSEASSSLDAAVIINVQADEPLISHELLDEMARYMTDNRDIEILTPVRKITEFDEIDNKNVVKVVFNKDNKALYFSRLPIPHGGEEYYKHIGSYCFRKSFLLSYSELEESSIDKAEKLEQLRFLYNGYRIAVFVTEHETIGVDTEEDLRRVEEILG
- the kdsA gene encoding 3-deoxy-8-phosphooctulonate synthase → MKKRTIKITDFNVGEGSDLLFILGPCVIKDYASLFENAKQIKSIAESEQISFIFKASYDKANRTSLDSFRGVGLKEGLSILSEIKKTLGILITSDIHSPYEAEEAASVLDLIQIPALLCRQTDIIVEAAKTGKPVNIKKGQFMAPWDVLKAVDKVYQQGNKNVIVTERGSCFGYNYLINDFKAIPRMQKDDLIVIFDATHSVQLPSKGVRSGGEQEYVSYLSRAAAAVGVDGFFLEVHENPEEALSDASSMIDFKQLQEIIRVVKKIKGAADG
- the rfaE1 gene encoding D-glycero-beta-D-manno-heptose-7-phosphate kinase, translating into MANKAIPDWVLKNGDSVKSILERFRKKRILIIGDLILDQFIWGDVSRISPEAPVPVVWVKRESYMPGGACNVAHNLSELGSKVSVVGIVGDDANGGILLSELNNIGIDTAKIIRDSSRPTTHKVRVIAHSQQVVRIDRENPEAVSRKSINSILDMLEEEVKEADAVIIEDYGKGLITSQLVKRVVELGKKFKKVITVDPKKEHFKYYKGITAITPNRAEAEEAVGFKIEDEESLKRAGGKLIKKLNAKSALITLGDKGIYLFESRKRPLHIPTMARQVYDVSGAGDTVIAVFTLTVASGASLAQAAYIANQAAGIVVGKIGTATVSKRELWGEIRKWK
- a CDS encoding HAD-IIIA family hydrolase, encoding MIDENVKQKLKDVKLLILDADGVLTDGKIYYGSYGDEIKAFDVKDGLGLSLWKRAGKISCILTAKKSPLLKRRAKDVKIFKVYQNVYRKIDIYKKLKKKFKLTDSNICYIGDDLIDIRVLKKAGFAATVPSAPSEVKEASNYITENPGGSGAVREIVELVLKEQGLWDNLVQDLISD